Proteins found in one Papio anubis isolate 15944 chromosome 13, Panubis1.0, whole genome shotgun sequence genomic segment:
- the LOC110741376 gene encoding olfactory receptor 13C9, translating into MEWENQTILVEFFLKGLSGYPRLELLFFVLIFLMYVVILLGNGTLILISILDPHLHTPMYFFLGNLSFLDICYTTTSIPSTLVNLLSERKTISLSGCAVQMFLGLAMGTTECVLLGMMAFDRYVAICKLLRYAIIMSKDAYVPMAVGSWFAGTVNSAVQTTFVVQLPFCRNNVINHFSCEILAVMKMACADISGNEFIMLVATILFTLMPLLLIIISYSLIISSILKIHSSKGRSKAFSTCSAHLTVVIIFYGTILSMYMKPKSKETFNSDDLDATNKIISMFYGVMTPMLNPLIYSLRNKDVKEAVKHLLNRRFFSK; encoded by the coding sequence ATGGAATGGGAAAACCAAACCATTCTGGTGGAATTTTTTCTGAAGGGACTTTCTGGTTACCCAAGGCTTGAGTTACTCTTTTTTGTGCTAATATTCTTAATGTATGTGGTCATCCTTCTAGGCAATGGTACTCTCATTTTAATCAGCATCTTGGATCCTCACCTTCACACCCCTATGTACTTCTTTCTGGGGAACCTCTCCTTCTTGGACATCTGCTACACCACCACCTCTATTCCCTCCACCTTGGTGAACTTGCTTTCAGAAAGAAAGACCATTTCCCTTTCTGGCTGTGCAGTGCAGATGTTCCTTGGCTTGGCCATGGGGACAACAGAATGTGTACTTCTGGGCATGATGGCCTTTGACCGGTATGTGGCTATCTGCAAACTTCTGAGATATGCCATCATCATGAGCAAGGATGCCTATGTACCCATGGCTGTTGGGTCCTGGTTTGCAGGGACTGTCAACTCTGCAGTACAAACTACATTTGTAGTACAATTGCCTTTCTGCAGGAATAATGTCATCAATCATTTCTCCTGTGAAATTCTAGCTGTCATGAAGATGGCCTGTGCTGACATCTCAGGCAATGAGTTCATCATGCTTGTGGCCACAATATTGTTCACATTGATGCCACTGCTCTTGATTATTATCTCTTACTCATTAATCATTTCCAGCATCCTCAAGATTCACTCCTCTAAGGGGAGAAGCAAAGCTTTCTCTACCTGCTCAGCCCATCTGACTGTGGTCATTATATTCTATGGGACCATCCTCTCCATGTACATGAAGCCCAAGTCTAAGGAGACATTTAATTCAGACGACTTGGATGCTACCAACAAAATTATATCCATGTTCTATGGGGTGATGACTCCCATGTTGAATCCTTTAATCTACAGTCTTAGAAacaaggatgtgaaggaggcaGTGAAACACCTACTGAACAGAAGGTTCTTTAGCAAGTGA
- the LOC100999399 gene encoding olfactory receptor 13C2, whose translation MEWENHTILVEFFLKGLSGYPRLELLMFALIFIMYVVILLGNGTLILISILDPHLHTPMYFFLGNLSFLDICYTTTSIPSTLVSLLSERKTISLFGCAVQMFLGLAMGTTECVLLGMTAFDCYVAVCNPLRYAIIMSKDAYVSMAAGSWIIGAVNSAVQTVFVVQLPFCRNNIINHFTYEILVVMKLACADISGNEFIMLMATTLFILTPLLLIIVSYTLIIVSIFKISSSEERSKAFSTSSAHLTVVIIFYGTILFMYLKPKSKKTLNSDYLEATDKIISIFYGVMTPMLNPLIYSLRNKDVKEAVKHLLNRRFFSK comes from the coding sequence ATGGAATGGGAAAACCACACCATTCTGGTGGAATTTTTTCTGAAGGGACTTTCTGGTTACCCAAGGCTTGAGTTACTCATGTTTGCATTAATCTTCATAATGTATGTGGTCATCCTTCTGGGAAATGGTACTCTCATTTTAATCAGCATCTTGGATCCTCACCTTCACACCCCTATGTACTTCTTTCTGGGGAACCTCTCCTTCTTGGACATCTGCTACACCACCACCTCTATTCCCTCCACCTTGGTGAGCTTGCTTTCAGAAAGAAAGACCATTTCCCTTTTTGGCTGTGCAGTGCAGATGTTCCTTGGCTTGGCCATGGGGACAACAGAATGTGTACTTCTGGGCATGACGGCCTTTGACTGCTATGTGGCTGTCTGCAACCCTCTGAGATATGCCATCATCATGAGCAAGGATGCCTATGTGTCCATGGCAGCTGGGTCCTGGATCATAGGAGCCGTCAATTCTGCAGTACAAACAGTGTTTGTGGTACAATTGCCTTTCTGCAGGAATAACATCATCAATCATTTCACCTATGAAATTCTGGTTGTCATGAAATTGGCCTGTGCTGACATCTCAGGCAATGAGTTCATCATGCTTATGGCCACAACATTGTTCATACTGACACCTTTGTTATTAATCATTGTCTCTTACACGTTAATCATTGTGAGCATCTTCAAAATTAGCTCTTCTGAGGAGAGAAGCAAAGCTTTCTCTACCAGCTCAGCCCATCTGACTGTGGTCATAATATTCTATGGGACCATCCTCTTCATGTACCTGAAGCCCAAGTCTAAAAAGACACTTAATTCAGACTACTTGGAAGCTACCGACAAAATTATATCCATATTCTATGGGGTGATGACTCCCATGTTGAATCCTTTAATCTACAGTCTTAGAAacaaggatgtgaaggaggcaGTGAAACACCTACTGAACAGAAGGTTCTTTAGCAAGTGA